One genomic segment of Acanthochromis polyacanthus isolate Apoly-LR-REF ecotype Palm Island chromosome 9, KAUST_Apoly_ChrSc, whole genome shotgun sequence includes these proteins:
- the LOC127535479 gene encoding homeodomain-interacting protein kinase 1-like: protein MNNQSSSSSSSSSEESTTRHPFEVPEDYKLMQNLEHGSCGFVPERMTNNTEEHEAIKVSERNCQDHEVKILKKPMSHNSKEKDRTPPSDILDHPSITRSDLSSNSPTSSCDESRPSTTVSIMVKPADPENRINLTGLPDDESDLKSSKLEDSDTAKDTENNKDNDEDTEVKKKAQRKTKTKKKNYFQCAFSWIKKKCSGFCDKLKKNIQSSSSSSSEESTTSQRSEVSTGYTFVKEIGHGGFALVVECVKNDTEEHVAVKVPEWSNLDHEAEIMKKLVSHNSKQSNIIDYKGDIFIKNKRQLVFEKLDISLWDYLRNSQQPMPLEHVRTIIEQLAVALDTTKSAGIIHADLKEDNIMMVDRVKQPFRVKLIDFGEAEYSSKTKAGKLLQVVAYRAPEIILGLPYSEAIDIWSLGCVMERMMTSDGLFGTDSEYWTLLRMIGLLGPPPQHVIDAGRRSELFFQKMPDGLWQLKRPTECFGTHFDDAVYQFSSLDEIETVCSETDNLAEADERKECIELLKAMLQWDEKDRITPSGILKHPFITRSYLSSNSPTSSCDEPRPSTSLSITVKPADPENRINLTGLPDDESDLKSSKLEDSDTAKDTETSKDRNNDEDTKGNEKDQRRTKTKKKNCFERIFSWRKKTFCCCCCVQV from the exons atgaacaatcaaagttcatcctcatcctcatcttcctctgagGAGAGTACTACAAGGCATCCTTTCGAAGTCCCAGAAGACTACAAGTTGATGCAAAACCTGGAACATGGAAGCTGTGGATTTGTGCCGGAACGTATGacaaacaacactgaagagcacgAGGCCATAAAGGTGTCCGAACGGAACTGTCAAGACCAtgag gtgaaaatcctgaaaaaacCCATGAGCCACAACTCAAAGGAGAAGGACAGAACCCCCCCCAGTGATATCCTCGACCATCCCTCTATCACTAGAAGCGACCTCAGCAGCAActcccccaccagcagttg cgaTGAATCTAGACCCTCCACCACCGTGTCcatcatggttaagcctgcagatCCAGAGAACAGAATCaacctgacaggcttgcctGATGATGAAAGTGACCTGAAGAGCAGTAAGCTTGAGGACAGTGACACTGCTAAAGACACTGAGAACAACAAGGACAATGATGAAGACACTGAAGTCAAGAAGAAGGcgcagagaaagacaaagacaaagaagaagaactacTTCCAATGCGCCTTCTCCTGGATAAAGAAGAagtgttcag GCTTCTGTGACAAGCTCAAAAAGAACAttcaaagttcatcctcatcttcctctgagGAGAGTACCACAAGCCAGCGTTCCGAAGTCTCAACAGGCTACACGTTCGTGAAAGAAATCGGACATGGAGGCTTTGCATTAGTGGTGGAATGTGTGAAGAACGACACCGAAGAGCACGTGGCTGTAAAGGTGCCCGAATGGAGCAATCTAGACCATGAG GCGGAAATCATGAAAAAGCTCGTGAGCCACAACTCGAAGCAGTCAAACATCATCGACTACAAAGGAGACATCTTCATAAAAAATAAGCGGCAACTGGTGTTTGAAAAATTGGACATCAGCCTGTGGGACTATTTGCGGAATTCACAACAGCCAATGCCTCTGGAACACGTCCGCACAATTATTGAGCAG CTGGCTGTAGCTCTGGATACGACAAAGAGCGCTGGCATAATCCACGCTGATCTGAAGGAAGacaacatcatgatggtggatcgtgtgaagcagcccttcagaGTCAAACTCATTGACTTTGGTGAGGCCGAGTACAGCTCCAAAACCAAAGCGGGAAAGCTCCTCCAAGTAGTTGCATATAG agctccagaaatcatcCTGGGCCTGCCGTATTCTGAGGCCATCGACATTTGGTCCTTAGGCTGCGTGATGGAGAGGATGATGACTTCAGATGGTCTCTTCGGAACAGACTCCGAATACTGGaca ctccTACGCATGATCGGTCTGTTGGGTCCGCCACCGCAACATGTCATCGATGCTGGACGAAGATCAgaattattttttcagaaaatgccTGATGGTTTGTGGCAgctgaag agaCCTACAGAGTGTTTTGGGACCCATTTCGACGACGCAGTTTACCAGTTCAGCTCTCTGGATGAAATCGAAACG gtgtgctctgagacggacaacctagcagaggctgatgagagaAAGGAGTGCATCGAGCTCCTGAAGGCGATGCTTCAATGGGACGAGAAagacagaatcacccccagtggtatcctGAAGCATCCCTTTATCACGAGAAGCTACCTCAGCAGCAActcccccaccagcagttg cgATGAACCGAGACCCTCCACCAGCCTGTCCATCACGGTTAAGCCTGCAGATCCAGAGAACAGAATCaacctgacaggcttgcctGATGATGAAAGTGACCTGAAGAGCAGTAAGCTTGAGGACAGTGACACTGCTAAAGACACTGAGAccagcaaagacagaaacaatgaTGAAGACACTAAAGGCAATGAGAAGGACCAGAGaaggacaaagacaaagaagaagaactgcttcgAACGCATCTTCTCCTGGAGaaagaagacgttctgctgctgctgctgtgtccaAGTTTAA